One genomic window of Mucilaginibacter sp. SJ includes the following:
- a CDS encoding phage tail sheath family protein, translating into MATTYKTPGVYVEEIPLLPPSVAEVETAIPAFIGYTQNISYNGASLQYNPVRIKSLKEYEQIFGFAENTLFTTTGTATGIKIKKAAGVFSFDAAVDDPYPALKFRMYYCLQLYFANGGGPCYIVSAGQTGAAVNVDKALLGNALAAVQKEDEPTILLFTDAVTLIAPADYYGLFTAALAQAAFLQDRVVLIDPYVAVADKGKKAFGDIATAFRTAIGVNNLSYGAAYYPWLQTSINYFSNESKQLIVSGTGVTPTDFPATAVLRDDANTANSIYHLNSDLYNYIKQQTSLFSVILPPAAAIAGVYASVDNTRGVWKAPANVSLNMVAAPMVKIDDADQEDMNVTSTGKSVNAIRAFSGKGVLVWGARTLAGNDNEWRYISVRRFFNMVEESVKNSTQPFVFEPNDGNTWAKVRGMIANFLILQWRAGALQGAKPEDAFFVHVGLGETMTSLDILEGRLIVEVGMAVVRPAEFIILRFSHKMVQS; encoded by the coding sequence ATGGCAACAACATACAAAACTCCGGGTGTTTACGTGGAAGAAATTCCGCTCCTACCTCCGTCGGTAGCCGAGGTTGAAACGGCTATCCCCGCCTTTATAGGCTACACACAAAATATTAGCTATAACGGGGCATCGCTGCAGTACAACCCTGTCAGGATCAAATCGCTTAAAGAGTATGAGCAGATCTTTGGTTTTGCCGAGAATACCCTGTTCACTACAACCGGAACGGCAACCGGTATCAAGATCAAAAAAGCAGCCGGTGTGTTTTCATTTGATGCCGCGGTTGACGATCCTTACCCGGCCCTGAAATTCAGGATGTACTATTGCCTGCAGCTTTACTTTGCCAATGGCGGCGGTCCTTGTTACATTGTTTCGGCAGGCCAAACTGGTGCTGCTGTTAATGTCGACAAAGCTTTGCTTGGTAACGCGCTTGCCGCGGTTCAAAAGGAAGACGAGCCCACCATCCTGCTGTTTACCGATGCCGTAACCCTTATCGCACCTGCAGATTATTATGGCTTGTTTACCGCAGCATTGGCCCAGGCTGCATTTCTGCAGGATAGGGTAGTACTTATTGACCCTTATGTGGCAGTAGCCGATAAAGGGAAGAAAGCGTTCGGTGATATCGCAACTGCGTTCCGCACAGCTATTGGGGTTAATAACCTTAGTTATGGTGCTGCTTATTATCCATGGCTGCAAACCAGCATCAACTATTTCAGCAATGAAAGCAAACAGCTGATCGTTTCCGGAACAGGCGTTACACCAACGGATTTTCCGGCCACTGCCGTTCTGCGCGATGATGCCAACACAGCCAATTCTATCTATCACTTAAACAGTGATCTGTATAACTATATCAAACAGCAAACCAGCCTGTTCTCGGTTATTTTACCTCCCGCAGCTGCAATAGCAGGTGTATACGCTTCTGTTGATAATACGCGCGGTGTTTGGAAAGCGCCGGCAAATGTGAGCCTTAACATGGTAGCAGCCCCAATGGTAAAAATTGATGATGCCGACCAGGAAGATATGAATGTTACCAGCACTGGTAAATCGGTAAATGCTATCAGGGCATTTTCGGGTAAAGGTGTATTGGTTTGGGGGGCACGTACACTGGCAGGTAATGACAACGAATGGCGTTACATATCTGTAAGGCGTTTCTTTAACATGGTCGAAGAATCGGTTAAAAACTCAACCCAACCCTTTGTATTTGAGCCTAACGATGGCAACACTTGGGCAAAGGTACGCGGTATGATAGCCAACTTTTTAATACTGCAATGGCGTGCAGGTGCTTTACAAGGCGCCAAGCCAGAGGATGCCTTCTTTGTACACGTCGGCCTTGGCGAAACCATGACCTCGTTGGATATACTGGAAGGCAGGCTCATTGTTGAGGTAGGCATGGCTGTGGTCCGTCCGGCCGAGTTCATCATTCTTCGTTTCAGTCATAAAATGGTTCAATCTTAA
- a CDS encoding DUF4255 domain-containing protein produces MIYQTVSFLAEQLNNYLKTTDGNSGLSSSFTQLKNVAHLSDDEIKGLENILVTLVNISEEFTMKNIPNYVRNGDDINYRNAPMYLNLYVLFSACLHSSYEKSLIFLSHIVEFFQGKSTFTKQNSPTTKVGLGDFRLILDIYSPTFEQANYLWSTLGGKQFPYVLYRVRLIEILRDNVTETRGIIKKIELSDKLS; encoded by the coding sequence ATGATTTACCAAACCGTAAGTTTTTTAGCCGAGCAGTTAAATAACTATCTCAAAACAACCGACGGGAACAGCGGGCTCAGCTCAAGCTTCACCCAGCTTAAAAACGTGGCCCACCTGAGCGATGATGAGATCAAAGGGCTTGAGAATATCCTGGTAACGCTGGTAAATATATCCGAAGAGTTTACCATGAAAAACATACCGAACTATGTACGCAACGGCGATGATATTAACTATCGCAACGCGCCAATGTACCTTAACCTGTATGTTTTGTTTTCGGCTTGTTTGCATTCTTCTTATGAAAAATCACTGATCTTCCTGTCGCATATCGTCGAATTTTTTCAGGGCAAGAGCACTTTTACCAAACAAAACAGCCCGACCACGAAAGTAGGCCTCGGCGATTTTCGCCTCATACTTGATATCTACTCGCCCACATTTGAGCAGGCCAATTACCTGTGGAGCACGCTGGGCGGCAAACAATTTCCATATGTATTGTACCGCGTCAGGCTAATTGAAATACTGCGCGATAATGTGACCGAAACACGAGGCATCATTAAAAAGATAGAATTGAGCGATAAATTGAGCTAA
- a CDS encoding FMN-dependent NADH-azoreductase: MKILHLISSPRGEASFSVKLGKAIVSELQSAHPDHTLITHDLTATPFPHLEEAHITSFFTPEEKRTPELVEAVKHSDEAIAELMNADTIVIDAPMYNFGIPSTLKTWIDHVARAGKTFKYDGKTPEGLVKNKKVYLAISSGGVYSEGFMKAYDFTESYLRAVLGFMGMTDIKAFRVEGIKVPGLQETALNKAIEAIEL; this comes from the coding sequence ATGAAAATATTACATCTCATCAGCAGCCCGAGGGGCGAAGCATCATTCAGCGTAAAATTAGGCAAGGCCATCGTAAGTGAATTACAATCGGCCCACCCGGATCATACTTTAATCACACATGATTTAACAGCTACCCCCTTCCCACACCTGGAAGAAGCACACATAACATCTTTTTTCACTCCTGAAGAAAAAAGGACACCCGAGCTTGTTGAAGCCGTTAAACATTCGGACGAGGCGATTGCCGAACTAATGAATGCCGATACCATAGTTATTGATGCACCGATGTACAACTTCGGCATTCCATCAACCTTAAAAACATGGATAGATCATGTTGCACGTGCAGGCAAAACTTTCAAATACGATGGAAAAACACCTGAGGGATTAGTTAAAAATAAAAAAGTATACCTTGCCATTTCATCGGGCGGAGTATATTCTGAAGGATTCATGAAAGCTTATGATTTCACTGAGTCCTATTTAAGGGCTGTACTGGGCTTTATGGGGATGACGGATATTAAAGCATTTAGAGTTGAAGGCATAAAAGTGCCGGGATTACAGGAAACGGCTCTAAATAAAGCAATAGAAGCTATCGAGCTTTAA
- a CDS encoding metallophosphoesterase family protein, whose product MRNFVDIMEQMALISSVKHTGPVIKKDQPDDSYKFQPLPEPSGNYPYHLSVHDVVPGIADSKMVFHMVGDTGSIRNPGSQRRIAALMAAQYKVLSGADKPKFLYHLGDVVYNYGEAQNYYEQFFEPYSLYPGPIFAIAGNHDSDVNPAAAMPYQSLDAFTTVFCDTVSRPVMLSRRIDRKSMPQPNIYWTMDTPLATIIGLHTNVPKYGVVTREQREWFMEELRSADMQRPDKAIILCMHHAPYSADINHGASLPMIDFLESVFEETGIRADIVFSGHVHNYQRFSKQYDDLTVMPYIVAGTGGFDELHPIALTDNTGFTAEDSRFDGVNLEYSCDTRHGFLKISIERDHKEITLTGDYYTLADRDENTSVLTDSFVVNI is encoded by the coding sequence TTGCGTAATTTTGTTGACATCATGGAGCAGATGGCTTTAATTTCTTCAGTAAAACACACCGGCCCGGTCATCAAAAAAGATCAGCCGGATGACAGCTATAAATTTCAGCCCCTGCCCGAACCTTCCGGCAATTATCCCTATCATTTATCCGTGCATGATGTAGTGCCCGGCATTGCTGACAGTAAAATGGTTTTCCATATGGTAGGGGATACCGGCAGTATCCGTAATCCGGGTTCGCAAAGGCGTATAGCAGCTTTAATGGCGGCGCAGTATAAAGTGCTTTCCGGCGCCGATAAACCAAAGTTTTTATACCATTTAGGAGATGTCGTTTACAACTACGGAGAGGCTCAAAACTATTATGAGCAGTTTTTTGAACCCTATAGCCTTTATCCGGGGCCGATATTCGCGATAGCCGGTAACCATGATAGTGATGTAAATCCTGCTGCTGCGATGCCGTATCAAAGCCTTGATGCTTTTACAACAGTGTTTTGTGATACTGTTTCGCGCCCTGTAATGCTGAGCCGAAGGATAGACCGCAAAAGCATGCCGCAGCCCAATATTTACTGGACAATGGACACCCCGCTGGCAACCATCATCGGTTTACACACCAATGTGCCCAAGTACGGCGTTGTTACCCGCGAGCAGCGCGAATGGTTTATGGAGGAACTGCGATCAGCCGATATGCAGCGGCCAGATAAGGCAATTATCCTTTGTATGCACCATGCTCCTTATTCGGCAGATATTAATCATGGCGCCAGTTTGCCGATGATTGATTTCCTGGAAAGTGTTTTTGAAGAAACCGGCATCCGGGCTGATATAGTTTTTAGCGGGCACGTACACAATTATCAGCGTTTCAGTAAGCAATATGATGACTTAACGGTGATGCCTTATATTGTTGCGGGTACCGGAGGCTTTGATGAATTGCATCCAATTGCTTTGACCGACAATACGGGTTTTACTGCGGAAGATTCCAGGTTTGATGGTGTTAACCTTGAATATAGTTGTGATACAAGGCATGGCTTTCTAAAAATAAGCATCGAACGGGATCATAAGGAGATTACCCTAACCGGAGATTATTATACCTTAGCAGATAGGGATGAAAATACATCTGTTTTAACGGATAGCTTTGTTGTAAATATTTAA
- a CDS encoding protease has protein sequence MKNYKIILSATLLTLSACSVNKVKNTSADSAKNQSSAPAVSASLFAKMQIKPTIKIGDAVELKFTVYNDADTARQFCKWHTPFEPLMSKYLDVKDASGQEMLYKGAMAKRIMPPPASSYVKVNPKDSLSTTVDLLRAYDISKPSKYTIIYVGQNMSGLTVKDSVEFVYEGK, from the coding sequence ATGAAAAACTACAAAATAATCTTATCTGCAACGCTGCTTACTTTATCGGCGTGTAGTGTTAACAAAGTAAAAAACACATCTGCTGATTCTGCTAAAAATCAAAGTTCTGCCCCTGCTGTAAGCGCCAGCCTGTTTGCCAAAATGCAAATAAAGCCCACAATTAAAATTGGAGACGCCGTTGAGCTAAAATTCACCGTTTACAACGATGCCGACACTGCCCGTCAATTTTGCAAATGGCATACCCCATTTGAGCCGTTGATGAGCAAATACCTTGACGTTAAAGATGCAAGTGGTCAGGAAATGCTGTACAAAGGCGCAATGGCCAAAAGAATCATGCCGCCGCCGGCCAGCAGTTATGTTAAAGTCAACCCTAAAGACAGCCTATCAACCACTGTGGACCTGCTGAGGGCTTATGACATCAGCAAGCCATCAAAATACACCATCATTTACGTAGGGCAAAATATGAGCGGACTTACAGTGAAAGACAGTGTTGAGTTTGTTTATGAAGGGAAGTAA